In Glycine max cultivar Williams 82 chromosome 7, Glycine_max_v4.0, whole genome shotgun sequence, a single window of DNA contains:
- the GRF6 gene encoding growth-regulating factor 5: protein MMSASARNRSPFTQTQWQELEHQALVFKYMVTGTPIPPDLIYSIKRSLDTSISSRLFPHHPIGWGCFEMGFGRKVDPEPGRCRRTDGKKWRCSKEAYPDSKYCERHMHRGRNRSRKPVEVSSAISTATNTSQTIPSSYTRNLSLTNPNMTPPSSFPFSPLPSSMPIESQPFSQSYQNSSLNPFFYSQSTSSRPPDADFPPQDATTHQLFMDSGSYSHDEKNYRHVHGIREDVDERAFFPEASGSARSYTESYQQLSMSSYKSYSNSNFQNINDATTNPRQQEQQQQQHCFVLGTDFKSTRPTKEKEAETATGQRPLHRFFGEWPPKNTTDSWLDLASNSRIQTDE from the exons ATGATGAGTGCAAGTGCAAGAAATAGGTCTCCTTTCACGCAAACTCAGTGGCAAGAGCTTGAGCATCAAGCTCTTGTTTTTAAGTACATGGTTACAGGAACACCCATCCCACCAGATCTCATCTACTCTATTAAAAGAAGTCTAGACACTTCAATTTCTTCAAGGCTCTTCCCACATCATCCAA TTGGGTGGGGATGTTTTGAAATGGGATTTGGCAGAAAAGTAGACCCAGAGCCAGGGAGGTGCAGAAGAACAGATGGCAAGAAATGGAGATGCTCAAAGGAGGCATATCCAGACTCCAAGTACTGTGAAAGACACATGCACAGAGGCAGAAACCGTTCAAGAAAGCCTGTGGAAGTTTCTTCAGCAATAAGCACCGCCACAAACACCTCCCAAACAATCCCATCTTCTTATACCCGAAACCTTTCCTTGACCAACCCCAACATGACACCACCCTCTTCCTTCCCTTTCTCTCCTTTGCCCTCTTCTATGCCTATTGAGTCCCAACCCTTTTCCCAATCCTACCAAAACTCTTCTCTCAATCCCTTCTTCTACTCCCAATCAACCTCCTCTAGACCCCCAGATGCTGATTTTCCACCCCAAGATGCCACCACCCACCAGCTATTCATGGACTCTGGGTCTTATTCGCATGATGAAAAGAATTATAG GCATGTTCATGGAATAAGAGAAGATGTGGATGAGAGAGCTTTCTTCCCAGAAGCATCAGGATCAGCTAGGAGCTACACTGAATCATACCAGCAACTATCAATGAGCTCCTACAAGTCCTATTCAAACTCCAACTTTCAGAACATCAATGATGCCACCACCAACCCAAGACAGCaagagcagcaacaacaacaacactgcTTTGTTTTGGGGACAGACTTCAAATCAACAAGACCAACTAAAGAGAAAGAAGCTGAGACAGCTACGGGTCAGAGACCCCTTCACCGTTTCTTTGGGGAGTGGCCACCAAAGAACACAACAGATTCATGGCTAGATCTTGCTTCCAACTCCAGAATCCAAACCG ATGAATGA
- the GER8 gene encoding germin-like protein precursor: MFLHIVFLLFLLSSTSHATVQDFCVADLKGADTPAGYPCKPPANVTSDDFVYTGLAEAANVTNIINAAVTPAFVAQFPGLNGLELSAARLDLGPSGVIPLHTHPGANELLIVLQGHILAGFISSGNIVYQKVLKKGELMVFPQGLLHFQIAVGKRKALAFPVFSSANPGLQILDFALFASNFSTPLVTQTTFLDPDLVKKLKGVLGGSG, from the coding sequence ATGTTTCTCCACATTGTGttcctccttttccttctcTCATCCACTTCCCATGCCACTGTCCAAGACTTCTGTGTGGCAGACCTCAAAGGTGCAGACACCCCTGCAGGCTACCCCTGCAAGCCACCTGCTAATGTCACTTCAGATGACTTTGTGTACACTGGCTTAGCTGAAGCTGCAAATGTCACAAACATAATCAATGCTGCTGTGACCCCAGCTTTTGTTGCTCAATTCCCAGGTCTCAATGGCCTTGAACTATCTGCAGCAAGGTTGGACCTTGGTCCTAGTGGTGTTATCCCACTCCACACTCATCCAGGTGCCAATGAACTACTCATTGTGCTTCAAGGTCACATCCTTGCTGGATTCATATCTTCAGGTAACATAGTTTATCAGAAGGTGCTGAAAAAGGGAGAGCTCATGGTTTTCCCACAAGGGCTGTTGCACTTCCAAATTGCTGTTGGTAAGAGAAAGGCCCTTGCTTTTCCTGTTTTCAGCAGTGCAAACCCTGGCCTCCAAATCCTTGACTTTGCACTGTTTGCCAGCAACTTCTCCACTCCTTTGGTGACACAGACCACTTTCCTTGATCCTGACCTAGTGAAGAAGCTTAAGGGTGTTCTTGGGGGTAGTGGCTAG
- the LOC100813853 gene encoding germin-like protein precursor, with protein MKMIYIFFLLALLSSTSHASVNDFCVANLKGPDSPSGYQCKPPNTVTVNDFVLSGFVAGNTTNAFNAALTPAFVTELPGVNGLGISAARLDLAKGGSVPMHSHPGASEILIMVKGQITAGILTPGAVYEKTLKPGDVMVFPQGLLHFQANSGKGKATAFVAFSSANPGAQLLDLLLFGNSLPSDLVAQTTFLDVAQVKKLKARFGGRG; from the coding sequence ATGAAAatgatttacatttttttcctcttgGCTCTTCTATCATCCACTTCCCATGCTTCTGTCAATGATTTTTGTGTAGCAAACCTAAAAGGTCCAGATAGCCCTTCAGGCTACCAGTGCAAGCCACCTAACACAGTCACGGTGAATGATTTTGTGTTGTCTGGCTTTGTAGCTGGAAACACCACAAACGCTTTCAATGCTGCATTAACACCAGCATTTGTCACTGAGTTACCAGGAGTCAATGGTCTTGGCATATCTGCAGCACGGTTAGACTTAGCCAAAGGTGGATCAGTTCCAATGCACTCACATCCTGGTGCTAGTGAAATACTAATAATGGTGAAAGGTCAAATCACTGCTGGTATTTTGACACCTGGTGCTGTTTATGAGAAGACACTTAAACCTGGAGATGTTATGGTTTTCCCACAAGGACTTTTGCATTTTCAAGCGAATTCTGGTAAGGGAAAAGCCACTGCTTTTGTTGCTTTCAGCAGTGCAAACCCTGGAGCACAACTACTTGACCTTCTGTTGTTTGGCAATAGCTTGCCTTCTGACTTGGTTGCACAAACTACCTTCCTTGATGTTGCTCAAGTGAAGAAGCTTAAGGCTCGTTTTGGTGGTAGAGGCTAG
- the LOC100527498 gene encoding germin-like protein precursor, translating into MKMIHFLFLFALVSFTSHASVNDFCVADLKGPDSPSGYQCKPPNTVTVDDFVFSGFVAGNTTNTFNAALTSAFVTDFPGVNGLGVSAARLDIAKGGSIPMHTHPAATELLIMVEGQITAGFMTPTALYTKTLKPGDIMVFPQGQLHFQVNSGNGKATAFLAFSSANPGAQLLDLLLFGNTLPSDLVAQTTFLDVAQVKKLKARFGGRG; encoded by the coding sequence ATGAAGATGATTcactttcttttcctctttgctCTTGTCTCGTTCACTTCCCATGCTTCTGTCAATGATTTCTGTGTAGCAGACCTAAAAGGTCCAGATAGCCCTTCAGGCTATCAGTGCAAGCCACCTAACACAGTCACAGTGGATGACTTTGTGTTCTCTGGCTTTGTAGCTGGAAACACCACAAACACTTTCAATGCTGCATTAACCTCCGCATTTGTTACTGATTTTCCAGGTGTGAATGGTCTTGGTGTATCTGCGGCACGGTTAGACATAGCCAAAGGTGGATCAATCCCAATGCACACACACCCTGCTGCCACTGAACTTCTAATAATGGTGGAAGGTCAAATCACTGCTGGTTTTATGACCCCAACTGCACTTTATACCAAGACACTGAAACCTGGAGATATTATGGTTTTTCCACAAGGACAGTTGCATTTTCAGGTTAATTCTGGAAACGGAAAAGCCACTGCTTTTCTGGCATTCAGTAGTGCAAACCCTGGAGCACAACTACTTGACCTTCTGTTATTTGGCAACACCTTGCCTTCTGACTTGGTTGCACAAACTACCTTCCTTGATGTTGCACAAGTCAAGAAACTTAAGGCTCGTTTCGGTGGCAGAGGCTAG
- the LOC100818105 gene encoding germin-like protein precursor produces the protein MKMIHVLFLFALVSFTSHASVNDFCVADLKGPDSPSGYQCKPPNTVTVDDFVFSGFVAGNTTNTFNAALTSAFVTDFPGVNGLGVSVARLDIAKGGSIPMHTHPAATELLIMVEGQITAGFMTPTALYTKTLKPGDIMVFPQGQLHFQVNSGNGKATAFLAFSSANPGAQLLDLLLFGNTLPSDLVAQTTFLDVAQVKKVKARFGGRG, from the coding sequence ATGAAGATGATCCACGTTCTTTTCCTCTTTGCTCTTGTCTCGTTCACTTCCCATGCTTCTGTCAATGATTTCTGTGTAGCAGACCTAAAAGGTCCAGATAGCCCTTCAGGCTATCAGTGCAAGCCACCTAACACAGTCACAGTGGATGACTTTGTGTTCTCTGGCTTTGTAGCTGGAAACACCACAAACACTTTCAATGCTGCATTAACCTCCGCATTTGTTACTGATTTTCCAGGTGTGAATGGTCTTGGTGTATCTGTGGCACGGTTAGACATAGCCAAAGGTGGATCAATCCCAATGCACACACACCCTGCTGCCACTGAACTTCTAATAATGGTGGAAGGTCAAATCACTGCTGGTTTTATGACCCCAACTGCACTTTATACCAAGACACTGAAACCTGGAGATATTATGGTTTTTCCACAAGGACAGTTGCATTTTCAGGTTAATTCTGGAAACGGAAAAGCCACTGCTTTTCTGGCATTCAGTAGTGCAAACCCTGGAGCACAACTACTTGACCTTCTGTTATTTGGCAACACCTTGCCTTCTGACTTGGTTGCACAGACTACCTTCCTTGATGTTGCACAAGTCAAGAAGGTTAAGGCTCGTTTTGGTGGCAGAGGCTAG